AGTTCAAGGGCTGCGCGGTCCTCGGCGCTGACCTTGGTGGTGGCTTGCGCGACTTCGTCGGCAGTGATGCGCAACGTGTCCGGGGTCAAACTGATCCGGTCGAACCTCTTGGTCAGGTCGATGACCGCCGCGTCCCCCCGTGCCCGCACATCGGCGATGATCTCGGCCACGGCGGCATCCACATCCGGGCTGTCTTCGCGCTTGGCAGTCAGCAGGGCCGCGAATTGGGCTTCGAAATCGGCGTCGGAATGGTCGAGGAACTGGGGCATTGGCATTTCTCCGTCTGTCGGGGACATAGCGGGCCGGCGAGGGGGTCTCAAGGCGGCGATGCACAAGGTGCAGTTCTGTGCGCGCCGCCTGCGTCAGGGCGTTGCAAGGATGCGGATCATGATCAGGTCATCCTCGAACCCGTCGGCACCGGCAATCGCGTTGGGTATCTTTCCGGCCAGTTCAAATCCGTGGCGCGTGTACAGGGCGATCGCGGGCGCGTTTTCCACGTAGACCGACAGTTCCAGTTGCCAGATGCCCAGCCCTTGCGCGGCGTCCAGAACCGCCATCAGCAGCCTGTCCGCAATCCCTTGACCGCGGGCGCCGGGCACCACGTAGAGCGGTCCGATTTCTCCGCGATGCG
The DNA window shown above is from uncultured Tateyamaria sp. and carries:
- a CDS encoding GNAT family N-acetyltransferase, whose translation is MTDPLIRAATPDDVHIWRALRMDGIMRHPQAFIVSAEEAAAVPVEEDAVRLSNGDRFLAYLDDVPVGLIGLNRHGVPRAAHRGEIGPLYVVPGARGQGIADRLLMAVLDAAQGLGIWQLELSVYVENAPAIALYTRHGFELAGKIPNAIAGADGFEDDLIMIRILATP